In Streptomyces sp. NBC_01408, one DNA window encodes the following:
- a CDS encoding ArsC/Spx/MgsR family protein, giving the protein MEIWINPACSKCRSALTLLDAEGAEYTVRRYLEDVPSEEEIREVLGRLGLEPWDITRTSDPLARETGVRELPREETEAARERWIAHLAAHPKLIQRPIITAEDGTAVVARSEEAVREALSRKG; this is encoded by the coding sequence ATGGAGATCTGGATCAACCCCGCCTGTTCCAAGTGCCGCAGCGCGCTGACCCTGCTGGACGCCGAGGGTGCCGAGTACACTGTGCGCCGCTACCTGGAGGACGTGCCCTCCGAGGAGGAGATCCGCGAGGTGCTCGGGCGGCTCGGGCTGGAGCCCTGGGACATCACGCGCACCTCGGACCCGCTGGCCCGGGAGACCGGGGTACGGGAGCTGCCGCGCGAGGAGACCGAGGCGGCGCGGGAGCGCTGGATCGCCCACCTGGCCGCGCACCCGAAGCTCATCCAGCGCCCGATCATCACCGCCGAGGACGGCACGGCCGTGGTCGCCCGCTCCGAGGAGGCCGTCCGCGAGGCGCTGTCCCGCAAGGGCTGA
- a CDS encoding PP2C family protein-serine/threonine phosphatase, protein MRRGREEPGWLRGEPPPRWARLAPAVALLVLVLAQMATPGDVELGYFLAALPPVAAFAYGAAGTAFFAGVVVLLLGVPAIGVAHARGSDLATVAAVGLLSVVIAWVRRRRDAQLVSVRTVAEAAQLAVLPPVPPRVGQVRCSGLYRAAQQGTLVGGDLYDVRAGPYGVRALVADVQGHGLAAVATVAGLLGSFREAALDDAELVAVAARLDRRLLADAAPSADGSAGQPELFVTAVLLEFPPGRDRVRIVSCGHPPALLLRGTKVEEVLVEPGPPLGLGLPGPAPSTVAEVRLAAGDRLLLYTDGVTEARDAAGYFYPLAARVPVLSRDPAGLVEAVWRDLVAFSGGGPRDDVALLLLSLDGIAGAPGLREAPAGFPEVPR, encoded by the coding sequence GTGAGACGCGGACGCGAGGAGCCGGGCTGGCTGCGCGGCGAGCCACCACCGCGCTGGGCGCGGCTCGCGCCCGCGGTGGCCCTGCTGGTGCTGGTGCTCGCGCAGATGGCCACGCCGGGCGACGTGGAGCTGGGGTACTTCCTGGCCGCTCTGCCGCCGGTGGCCGCCTTCGCGTACGGGGCCGCCGGTACGGCGTTCTTCGCCGGGGTGGTGGTGCTGCTGCTCGGCGTGCCGGCCATCGGCGTCGCCCATGCCCGCGGCTCCGACCTGGCCACGGTCGCCGCGGTCGGCCTGCTGAGCGTGGTGATCGCCTGGGTGCGGCGGCGCCGGGACGCCCAGCTGGTCAGCGTACGGACGGTGGCCGAGGCGGCCCAGCTGGCGGTGCTGCCGCCGGTGCCGCCGCGGGTGGGCCAGGTGCGCTGCTCCGGGCTGTACCGGGCGGCTCAGCAGGGCACCCTGGTCGGCGGCGACCTGTACGACGTACGGGCGGGGCCGTACGGGGTACGGGCGCTGGTCGCCGACGTGCAGGGCCACGGGCTGGCCGCGGTCGCCACGGTGGCGGGGCTGCTGGGGTCCTTCCGGGAGGCGGCGCTGGACGACGCGGAGCTGGTGGCGGTGGCGGCCCGGCTGGACCGGCGGCTGCTGGCGGACGCGGCGCCTTCGGCGGACGGGTCCGCCGGGCAGCCGGAGCTGTTCGTGACGGCGGTGCTGCTGGAGTTCCCGCCCGGGCGGGACCGCGTACGGATCGTCTCGTGCGGGCATCCGCCGGCCCTGCTGCTGCGCGGGACCAAGGTCGAGGAGGTGCTGGTGGAGCCGGGTCCGCCGCTGGGCCTGGGCCTCCCGGGGCCGGCCCCGTCCACGGTGGCCGAGGTGCGGCTGGCGGCCGGGGACCGGCTGCTGCTGTACACCGACGGGGTGACGGAGGCCCGGGACGCGGCGGGGTACTTCTACCCGCTGGCCGCCCGGGTGCCGGTGCTGTCGAGGGACCCGGCGGGTTTGGTCGAGGCGGTGTGGCGGGACCTGGTGGCCTTCTCCGGCGGGGGTCCGCGCGACGACGTGGCCTTGCTGCTGCTCTCGCTGGACGGGATCGCGGGCGCGCCGGGCCTCCGGGAAGCCCCGGCGGGCTTCCCGGAGGTACCGCGCTGA
- a CDS encoding VIT family protein, whose amino-acid sequence MSTRLNWLRAGVLGANDGIISTAGLVVGVAGATTSRPAILAAGVAGLLAGALSMAAGEYVSVSSQRDSERAALETERRELAAEPEAELEELTDLLSQRGLSRDVAREAAEQLTERDALRAHARVELGIDPDELANPWHAALASLIAFTVGALLPLLAIILPGPSVRVPVTVVSVLAALTLCGVLSARLGGAPVPRAVLRNVAGGALAMAVTYAVGTWLGATT is encoded by the coding sequence ATCAGCACCCGGCTCAACTGGCTGCGCGCGGGTGTCCTCGGCGCCAACGACGGCATCATCTCCACGGCGGGACTGGTGGTCGGCGTGGCCGGTGCCACCACCTCCCGCCCGGCGATCCTGGCCGCGGGCGTCGCCGGGCTGCTGGCGGGCGCGCTGTCGATGGCGGCGGGGGAGTACGTCTCCGTCAGCTCCCAGCGGGACTCCGAACGGGCCGCGCTGGAGACGGAGCGGCGGGAGCTGGCCGCGGAACCGGAGGCCGAGCTGGAGGAACTGACCGATCTGCTGTCCCAGCGGGGCCTGAGCCGCGACGTGGCCCGGGAGGCGGCCGAACAGCTGACGGAACGGGACGCGCTGCGGGCCCACGCCCGCGTCGAACTCGGCATCGACCCCGACGAACTGGCCAACCCCTGGCACGCGGCCCTCGCCAGCCTCATCGCCTTCACCGTGGGCGCGCTGCTCCCGCTGCTGGCGATCATCCTGCCCGGCCCGTCCGTCCGCGTCCCGGTCACCGTGGTCTCCGTCCTCGCCGCCCTCACGCTGTGCGGAGTGCTCAGCGCGCGCCTGGGCGGCGCGCCGGTCCCGCGCGCGGTCCTGCGCAACGTGGCCGGCGGCGCCCTGGCGATGGCCGTCACGTACGCGGTGGGCACCTGGCTGGGCGCCACCACCTGA
- a CDS encoding TIGR01777 family oxidoreductase produces MRIAVTGSTGLIGNALVRSLRADGHEVVRFVRRAPAAADEARWDPAGGHVDPVGLTGCAAVVHLAGAGVGDHRWTTAYKKEIRDSRVLGTATLATALAALDEPPAVFVCGSAIGYYGDTGDRPVDEDAPAGQGFLPSVCVEWEAAAEPARAAGIRTVFARTGLVVAGEGGAWGRLFPIFRAGIGGPLGNGRQYWSYISLRDEIAALRHIIDTPGIEGPVNLTGPEPLTNRQVTAAMGRVLHRPALLPVPAPALRIVLGKFSEDVLGSQRVLPARLLESGFVFRDPGIDEAIRAAL; encoded by the coding sequence ATGCGTATAGCGGTCACCGGTTCCACCGGGCTCATCGGCAATGCCCTCGTACGGTCCCTCCGCGCGGACGGCCACGAGGTGGTCCGCTTCGTGCGCCGGGCGCCCGCCGCGGCCGACGAGGCCCGCTGGGACCCCGCGGGCGGTCACGTCGACCCGGTCGGGCTGACCGGTTGCGCGGCGGTCGTGCACCTGGCCGGGGCCGGGGTGGGGGACCACCGCTGGACCACCGCGTACAAGAAGGAGATCCGCGACAGCCGGGTCCTGGGCACCGCCACGCTGGCCACAGCGCTGGCCGCACTCGACGAGCCGCCCGCCGTGTTCGTCTGCGGCTCCGCCATCGGCTACTACGGGGACACAGGCGACCGGCCCGTGGACGAGGACGCCCCCGCCGGGCAGGGCTTCCTGCCATCGGTCTGCGTGGAGTGGGAGGCGGCCGCGGAACCGGCCCGCGCGGCCGGGATCCGTACCGTCTTCGCCCGTACCGGCCTGGTCGTGGCGGGCGAGGGCGGGGCCTGGGGACGGCTGTTCCCGATCTTCCGCGCGGGCATCGGAGGCCCGCTCGGCAACGGCCGCCAGTACTGGTCGTACATCTCCCTCCGGGACGAGATCGCCGCCCTGCGGCACATCATCGACACCCCCGGCATCGAAGGCCCCGTCAACCTCACCGGCCCCGAGCCGCTGACCAACCGCCAGGTCACCGCCGCCATGGGCCGGGTGCTGCACCGGCCCGCGCTGCTGCCCGTACCGGCCCCGGCCCTGCGGATCGTCCTCGGCAAGTTCTCCGAGGACGTGCTGGGCAGTCAGCGGGTCCTGCCCGCCCGGCTGCTGGAGTCGGGCTTCGTCTTCCGCGACCCCGGCATCGACGAGGCCATCCGCGCCGCGCTCTGA
- a CDS encoding Gfo/Idh/MocA family protein, whose translation MLGTGPWAHRTHAPALAAHTGSEFAGVWGRRPEAAAELARAYGVKVYEDPDELFADCDVAAFALPPDVQAPLAVRAAAAGCHLLLDKPVATEVEDARAVADAVKRHGVASVVFLTLRFAEPTSGWVGEQAARSGWFTAAAHWLGAVFPPDGTPSAYADSPWRKAKGGLWDVGPHALSVLIPILGEVTEVSATRGPSDVVQLALRHSSGAASTAVLSLGAPRAAAGVGLELRGAEGVFTLPGWSDVPGAYGRALDALLDSARTGVPDPRGAEFGARLTEILAEAQDQLPAG comes from the coding sequence CTGCTGGGCACCGGTCCTTGGGCCCACCGGACCCACGCCCCCGCCCTCGCCGCCCACACCGGTTCCGAGTTCGCCGGAGTGTGGGGCCGCCGGCCCGAAGCCGCGGCCGAGCTCGCGCGGGCGTACGGCGTGAAGGTGTACGAAGACCCCGACGAGCTGTTTGCCGACTGTGACGTCGCGGCCTTCGCCCTGCCGCCGGACGTACAGGCTCCGCTCGCCGTCCGCGCCGCCGCCGCGGGCTGCCACCTGCTGCTCGACAAACCCGTCGCCACCGAGGTGGAGGACGCCCGGGCCGTCGCCGACGCCGTGAAGCGGCACGGCGTCGCCTCCGTCGTCTTCCTCACCCTCCGCTTCGCCGAGCCGACCTCCGGCTGGGTCGGGGAACAGGCCGCCCGCTCGGGCTGGTTCACCGCCGCGGCCCACTGGCTCGGCGCCGTCTTCCCGCCCGACGGCACGCCCAGTGCCTACGCCGACTCCCCCTGGCGCAAGGCCAAGGGCGGGCTGTGGGACGTCGGCCCGCACGCGCTGTCCGTCCTGATCCCGATCCTCGGCGAGGTCACCGAGGTCAGCGCCACCCGCGGCCCCTCCGACGTGGTCCAGCTGGCCCTGCGGCACTCCTCCGGCGCGGCCAGCACCGCCGTGCTCAGCCTGGGCGCGCCGCGCGCCGCCGCCGGGGTGGGCCTGGAACTGCGCGGGGCCGAGGGCGTCTTCACGCTGCCGGGCTGGAGCGACGTACCGGGCGCCTACGGGCGGGCCCTGGACGCGCTGCTCGACTCGGCCCGCACCGGGGTGCCGGACCCGCGCGGGGCGGAGTTCGGGGCGCGGCTGACGGAGATCCTCGCCGAGGCGCAGGACCAGCTCCCGGCGGGCTGA
- a CDS encoding FAD-dependent oxidoreductase, with amino-acid sequence MLSSAHHAAHHADVIIVGAGVSGLAAAHHLIAAGVTVTVLEAADDPGGRMATESADGFRLDRIGQLLNTSYTELTRTPGLEGLTLRPFAPGVLVHTDGKQLRAGALTPARALASGSLDQARLSAALGRLAALPEERLLARPERTASAALRSRGLPPRTVNAVLRPLLATLLRDPELTTSSRVADLALRTFARGRLAVPGGGAAALPALLAEGLPPGTVRTGIRVRSVATNLVTTEEHGDFSCRSVLLATGARAAAGLLPGLRVPAFHEVTVLHHATATPLPWDGSLLLDGDPKWPVAHTAVMSAVDPTRAPAGRSLVTTTVLGPPPPVRTVASRLARLYETATREWELLAVHHTREAVPAMPPSHDLRRPVRVVAGLYVCGDHRDTNTVQGALRSARRATTAVLRDFGIPLPATPEPAVPVAA; translated from the coding sequence GTGCTCAGCAGCGCACACCATGCCGCACACCATGCGGACGTCATCATCGTAGGAGCCGGAGTCTCGGGACTCGCGGCCGCGCACCACCTGATCGCGGCGGGGGTCACCGTCACCGTCCTGGAGGCCGCCGACGACCCCGGCGGCCGGATGGCCACCGAGTCGGCCGACGGGTTCCGGCTGGACCGGATCGGCCAGCTGCTCAACACCTCGTACACCGAACTGACCCGCACCCCCGGCCTGGAGGGCCTGACCCTGCGCCCCTTCGCGCCCGGGGTCCTGGTCCACACCGACGGCAAACAGCTCCGGGCCGGGGCGCTCACCCCGGCCCGCGCCCTGGCCAGCGGCTCCCTCGACCAGGCCCGGCTCAGCGCCGCCCTCGGGCGGCTCGCCGCCCTGCCGGAGGAGCGGCTGCTCGCCCGCCCCGAACGCACGGCCTCCGCCGCCCTGCGCTCGCGCGGCCTGCCGCCCCGCACCGTCAACGCGGTACTGCGGCCACTGCTCGCCACCCTGCTGCGCGATCCGGAGCTCACCACCTCCAGCCGCGTCGCCGACCTCGCCCTGCGCACCTTCGCCCGCGGCCGCCTCGCCGTGCCCGGGGGAGGGGCCGCGGCCCTGCCCGCCCTGCTCGCCGAGGGCCTGCCGCCCGGCACCGTCCGCACCGGCATCCGGGTCCGCTCGGTGGCGACCAACCTCGTCACCACCGAGGAGCACGGCGACTTCAGCTGCCGCTCGGTCCTGCTGGCCACCGGGGCCCGCGCCGCCGCCGGACTCCTGCCCGGCCTGCGCGTGCCCGCGTTCCACGAGGTCACCGTCCTGCACCACGCCACCGCCACACCCCTGCCCTGGGACGGCTCGCTGCTCCTGGACGGCGACCCCAAGTGGCCCGTGGCCCATACCGCCGTGATGAGCGCGGTCGACCCGACGCGGGCCCCGGCCGGCCGGAGCCTGGTCACCACCACCGTGCTCGGCCCGCCGCCGCCCGTGCGTACGGTCGCCTCCCGCCTGGCGCGGCTGTACGAGACCGCGACCCGCGAGTGGGAGCTCCTCGCCGTCCACCACACCCGGGAGGCCGTACCCGCCATGCCCCCGTCCCACGATCTGCGCCGGCCGGTACGCGTCGTGGCCGGGCTGTACGTGTGCGGCGACCACCGCGACACCAACACCGTGCAGGGGGCCCTGCGTTCCGCCCGCCGCGCCACCACCGCAGTACTGCGCGACTTCGGCATCCCCCTCCCGGCCACCCCAGAACCCGCCGTTCCGGTGGCGGCCTGA